The DNA region GGCTCCTATTATGAATGTTGGTCTGAATAAAATTCGGTTTATAAAACCAACGGCGCTAATGGCTTAGTAGCATGATCCATTGAGGTTGGTCGAGGTGATACATCTAATACTGTGCATTGTAAACACACCTTAGCAATCAAGGTTGCTAGGTGCTTATTATTTACAATGTAAACACATCTTGCCATAGGTTTTAGTAACCCAATTAAATGATTAGGCGCGGTTGATACTGACTAGCAGTCTAATCAGCAAAGGTGAAGTTCATGAATATATTACGTAAAAGTGACCTAGAACAAGGTGGGTTTTCCGGTATAAAAGAGCATCGTTTGGTGATGGATGAGCAAGTGTTTAAAGGTAGGGCGAATCCAGGTGTGTCACAGGGGCTCGGTCATTTTGTCTATTTAGCTGACGCTCAATTTAACCCGATGGGGGAAACTGGTTTACATGACCACAAAGAGATCGACGTTATTTCTGTGATGGTTGATGGGCAGGTTACTCATGAGGGATCTTTAAAGCATGGGCAGTCGTTACTGGCTGGACAAGTACAGGCGCAACGAGCCGGCGGTGAAGGTTTTTCACATAATGAAATAAATCCAGATCAAGCTAAAAATAGAATGATTCAGCTATGGGTCTTACCCGAACAGGCTGGGCAGTGCGCAGATTATAAATTATATTCATTACCAAGCGACGGATTAACTCGGATTTATGGTGGGGCAGACAATCTAGGTGCCACTTTTTCCAGTAACACTCTAATCGATGTTGGTTACTTAAAGGCTGGTAAAAGCGTGAATTTGGACCAAAGGTTTGTGATGTATCTAGCGCAAGGCAGCGGCTTAGTCGATGGCGAAGTTGTTAGTGACGGCGACTTAATCAGTGGTGATTCGTTGGTGTTTGAAACCAATAGCCAAGTGATGGTCATTATAATCACTTTGCTTAATTAGCTATGCTGACTCGGTAATTACTTCAACGACCTTTCATCGCACTAATAAGTGAAGGCAAAGCCACTCGTGGAAATTGAGTGGCTGTGGCAGTAAAAGCGCGAATTATATCTCGGCTGCTACCACTGAAATTTCAACCAATAACTCTTCACGAGCCATGCTCGCTTGCACACAAGCGCGAGCAGGCGCAAAACCTTGTGGTACCCAGCTATCCCATACGGCATTCATTTCAGCGAAATCGTCCATGGTTTTAACGTAGATAGTAGCTGACAAGATGTGCTCTTTGTCACTGCCGGCTTGCGCAAGCAGATCTGTTACTTTTTCTAACATGCTTGAGGTTTGCTCGGTGATGTCTTTGGTTGAATCTTTACAGACTTGGCCGCATAGGTAGACGGTGCCATTGTGCTTAACGATGCGGCTCATACGCTGGGCTGTTTCTAAACGTTCAATTTTCATGCTTGACCTTAAAAAGAGTAATGTTGCTAAGACGAAGTCGTCATTAGCGATGATTGATTCAATAATACGACTGTCGATTGTACAGCCTAATGCTTAAAACAGAACTTAAAACCGTAATTAGAACAGTAGTTAAAAAATAGTTAAAACCGTAATGAGAACAGTGCATAAATTATTCTATATTTTATGACTGATAACGCTCAATGCCTAAACCCTCGGTACTAATATCCGGAGTTTTCTCGCTCATGATGTCGCTTAAATACTTGGCGGAGCCAGTAGCCATGGTCCAACCTAAGGTGCCGTGTCCGGTATTAACAAATAAGTTCTCAACGTCGGTGCGGCCAATAATTGGCGTGCCATCGGGCGTCATCGGTCGTAATCCGGTCCAGTAATTGGCTTGCGACATATCGCCAGCCCCGGCAAATAAATCTTTTAACACAAAGTCGACATTGGCTTGACGCGATATCGGTAAATCAGTGTTAAAACCAGTTAGCTCGGCGGTTCCACCAACTCGAATGCTATTGTCGAAGCGAGTAACCGCGACCTTGTAAGTTTCGTCCATCACGGTTGAGACTGGGGCTAAACCGCTGTCAATAATCGGCACGGTTAATGAGTAACCTTTGACCGGGTAAACCGGTAGTTTAATGCCTAATGGTTTGAGCAGCAGTGGAGAGTAGCTGCCTAACGCCATGACATAGCTGTCGGCCGTGAGCTCACCTTGATCTGTTTGCACTGCTACAATTTTTTTATTATCAACGACGAGTTTTTCAATGGCGTGGTCAAATAAAAATGTAACGCCAATCTCTTGGCATTTTTTAGCTAATTCTTTGGTGAATTTATAACAGTCGCCGGTTTCATCATCGGGCAGGCGTAAGCCACCGACCAGCTTGTGCTCAACCTCGGCCAACGCGGGCTCGTAATTAATGCAACCAGCATTGTCTAATAATTGATAATTAACATTGCTTTGCTCAAGCGCTTTAATATCATTTTGCACTGCGATTAATTGTTTCTGCTGACGAAAAACTTGCAAGGTACCTTGAGTTCGATGTTCGTAATTAAGTGATAACTCATCACGCAGGCTGCGTAAATTATCACGGCTATATTCAGCCAAACGTAACATGCGGCCCTTATTTTTCTGATAACTTTGTTCGTTGCAGTTCAGCAATAACTTCATCATCCAACCATAGAGGTTAGCGTCGGCCAGTGGATTTATCCGCAGCGGTGACAAGTCTTGCAATAACCACTTAACAGCCTTGAGCGGCACACCCGGCCCAGCCCATGGACATGAATAACCCGGTGAAACTTGGCCAGCATTGGCAAAGCTGGTTTCTAAAGCCACATCGCTTTGGCGGTCAACCACGGTAACCTGATGTCCGGCTTGGGCTAAATACCAAGCGCTAGTAACACCGACCACACCCGATCCTAAGATTAATACTTTCATTGCAAACTCATGCACGACTAAATAATGGCTCTGATTTTATTGATTTAGACTGACACAACAAGCAATGATTGCTAACATCAGCGTTAAGTTAAACTTAACGCTGATGTTAGGCTTAAGGCAAGGTTAACGCTTTTAGCTGAAATGAGAGAGTAATGAGACAGTAATGAAATTAAATGGTCAAATTCTGGCGGCGCTGCGCACCTTTGAAGCCGCGGCAT from Gammaproteobacteria bacterium includes:
- a CDS encoding D-amino acid dehydrogenase, which translates into the protein MKVLILGSGVVGVTSAWYLAQAGHQVTVVDRQSDVALETSFANAGQVSPGYSCPWAGPGVPLKAVKWLLQDLSPLRINPLADANLYGWMMKLLLNCNEQSYQKNKGRMLRLAEYSRDNLRSLRDELSLNYEHRTQGTLQVFRQQKQLIAVQNDIKALEQSNVNYQLLDNAGCINYEPALAEVEHKLVGGLRLPDDETGDCYKFTKELAKKCQEIGVTFLFDHAIEKLVVDNKKIVAVQTDQGELTADSYVMALGSYSPLLLKPLGIKLPVYPVKGYSLTVPIIDSGLAPVSTVMDETYKVAVTRFDNSIRVGGTAELTGFNTDLPISRQANVDFVLKDLFAGAGDMSQANYWTGLRPMTPDGTPIIGRTDVENLFVNTGHGTLGWTMATGSAKYLSDIMSEKTPDISTEGLGIERYQS
- a CDS encoding RidA family protein, whose amino-acid sequence is MKIERLETAQRMSRIVKHNGTVYLCGQVCKDSTKDITEQTSSMLEKVTDLLAQAGSDKEHILSATIYVKTMDDFAEMNAVWDSWVPQGFAPARACVQASMAREELLVEISVVAAEI
- a CDS encoding pirin family protein, encoding MNILRKSDLEQGGFSGIKEHRLVMDEQVFKGRANPGVSQGLGHFVYLADAQFNPMGETGLHDHKEIDVISVMVDGQVTHEGSLKHGQSLLAGQVQAQRAGGEGFSHNEINPDQAKNRMIQLWVLPEQAGQCADYKLYSLPSDGLTRIYGGADNLGATFSSNTLIDVGYLKAGKSVNLDQRFVMYLAQGSGLVDGEVVSDGDLISGDSLVFETNSQVMVIIITLLN